A window from Telopea speciosissima isolate NSW1024214 ecotype Mountain lineage chromosome 8, Tspe_v1, whole genome shotgun sequence encodes these proteins:
- the LOC122671794 gene encoding uncharacterized protein LOC122671794 isoform X2 has product MNSSNLGHGEASTSGNANEGSFASPSVSRIPSGKPSMPPSSRRSKPRLVKVRKQSGAQQVGLTPDSENQAYSSFNPFRPVSTTLDQNEMRDLGDKWQSWNPFSPGSAQKTGGSNAFGAASSSDLKFEKSNGADFVFGPNRSSLVSNSNMEKSGLSESVGESLRQEMKKLNFGNQSEEKASKDSTFSFSAGWGESSSSGVFGYGSNSKKSYDFDGNRVSKLQDEKRNLNNEGFENQNNNAEKSKNANFISKGSDENSFVFGGSDNGESLASKIPESMKKLNLEDSGNVGVSEKSKDADPHPKAYDNNFVFGGGKSTGDFSVSSSATTLPDELKKLNIQGSRNDDGIEKTKETNFKASSNNIFVFGSSKKPASDGAESVLPDEMWKLNIGDWMRAHTGQKNTSSFSRTSVKETQRDPAVENPIPMPSNFQSGVQGENLGVGQVPSYQPNVENVTGLDGAAASPSSFSSTGYQSAGNVFEKPSTDRAESKDDFSFTSTRDGLGTPFTDFRTPKQDSTFVSTTNLFVDLNQKLDFSAKSGATKDQRLKKRKGKRQSAMLNRRAGQAFVSRESSSQETPESPRSYSPMDFSPYQKPLAGDQGSRETSMASDESFHLDNSSVSTDAQQTISTEATAEVLAAEAQHLHIDDDDTKCREMNEDGFKNGFEQNVGVGHLVDESLSGAKTEYFRSKAEKVDMDSDASGATATTETSFSSNFEKPESDLRVPFTFASTSEDAAETNFTFAASSSTHGHSSATKFRYRKKNQLRVGQDSYSSTPNAKFQMPSTSLQFIPLASSTLLSGAGQSKRGDSSTSESKGEIRSEADRVSDVKQGSFSTAAAPTAAQECEKWRLRGNKAYANGHSSIAEGYYTRGVNCISPNQTSTSCLEALVLCYSNRAASRMALGRMREALEDCKTAAAIDPNFLKVQVRAANCHLALGEIEDATKCFKICLQSGTDVCLDRKLVIEASNGLQKIQQVAKHIDRSIELLRQRKQSDAKKVLQIVAEGLSMSPYSERLVEMKAEALFMLRKYEEVIQLCEITLDSAERNSVAGSSGCQLVKMDSSKSNKDSAERLWRVYLISKSYFYLGKLEEALDLLEKHEILRTTVEKSKTLESLMALAATLHELLQHKAAGNEAFQSGRHSEAVEHYTAALSCNVESRPFAAICFCNRAAAYQMLGQITDAIADCSLAIALDGNYPKAISRRATLHERIRDYGQAVNDLERYISLLEKQSEDKTGAAGKSTSSVNDLRQARLRLSSMEEKAKKGIPLDMYLILGVEPTGTAADMKKAYRKAALRHHPDKAGQFLARTENGDDGLWKEIAEEVHKDADRLFKMIGEAYAVLSDPTKRSRYDLEEEIRNSQKKGGGNSERTPTDVHNYPFERSASRRQWRYAWKSYGDQDYRWS; this is encoded by the exons ATGAACTCTTCGAACCTTGGTCATGGAGAAGCTTCTACAAGTGGGAATGCAAATGAGGGCAGTTTTGCGTCTCCTTCTGTGTCTCGTATCCCTTCTGGGAAGCCATCGATGCCACCATCATCGCGTCGTTCGAAACCTCGGCTTGTGAAGGTGAGGAAACAATCGGGTGCGCAGCAGGTGGGGTTAACGCCGGATTCGGAGAATCAGGCCTATTCGAGTTTTAATCCTTTTCGTCCAGTTTCGACTACTTTGGATCAAAATGAAATGCGGGACTTGGGTGACAAGTGGCAGAGTTGGAATCCCTTCTCCCCTGGTTCTGCTCAGAAGACTGGAGGCTCAAATGCTTTTGGTGCTGCAAGTTCTAGTGATCTCAAGTTTGAGAAATCCAACGGTGCGGATTTTGTGTTTGGACCCAATCGGAGTAGTTTGGTCTCAAATTCAAATATGGAAAAGAGCGGGCTAAGTGAAAGTGTCGGTGAATCGCTTCGGCAGGAGATGAAGAAGTTGAACTTTGGAAATCAATCAGAGGAAAAGGCTTCTAAAGATTCCACTTTTAGTTTTAGTGCAGGTTGGGGAGAGAGTTCAAGTTCAGGTGTGTTTGGTTACGGAAGTAATAGTAAGAAAAGTTATGATTTTGATGGAAACAGAGTGTCTAAGCTACAAGATGAGAAGAGGAATTTAAATAATGAAGGTTTTGAGAATCAGAACAACAATGCAGAGAAGTCTAAAAATGCCAATTTTATCTCTAAAGGTTCTGACGAGAATAGTTTTGTATTTGGAGGAAGTGACAATGGGGAAAGCTTGGCATCTAAAATTCCAGAATCAATGAAGAAATTGAACTTGGAAGACTCTGGGAATGTTGGTGTTTCAGAGAAGTCTAAAGATGCTGATCCTCACCCTAAAGCCTATGATAACAATTTCGTCTTTGGCGGTGGCAAGAGCACTGGAGATTTTTCTGTTAGTAGCTCAGCAACTACGCTTCCTGATGAACTGAAGAAGCTGAACATACAAGGCTCTAGGAATGATGATGGTATTGAGAAGACGAAAGAGACTAATTTTAAGGCCAGTAGCAATAATATATTTGTCTTTGGGAGTAGTAAGAAGCCTGCTAGTGATGGTGCAGAAAGTGTGCTGCCTGATGAGATGTGGAAGTTGAATATTGGTGATTGGATGAGAGCTCACACTGGTCAAAAGAATACCAGCTCTTTTTCCAGAACATCTGTAAAGGAGACACAGCGTGATCCTGCTGTTGAGAACCCTATTCCTATGCCATCCAATTTTCAGTCTGGAGTGCAGGGGGAAAATTTAGGAGTGGGACAAGTTCCTTCATACCAACCAAACGTTGAGAATGTTACCGGACTGGATGGAGCTGCTGCGTCACCATCTTCATTCTCATCAACCGGCTACCAATCAGCTGGGAATGTTTTTGAAAAGCCTTCGACAGATAGAGCTGAAAGTAAGGATGATTTCAGTTTTACAAGCACAAGAGATGGGTTGGGGACACCATTTACGGATTTTAGAACACCAAAACAGGATTCCACATTTGTTTCTACAACCAATCTCTTCGTTGATTTAAATCAAAAGTTGGACTTTAGTGCAAAAAGTGGTGCAACTAAGGACCAAAGgttaaagaaaaggaagggaaagaggCAATCTGCCATGCTCAATCGTCGTGCTGGGCAAGCATTCGTTTCTAGGGAGAGTAGTTCCCAAGAAACTCCGGAATCTCCTAGATCTTATTCACCCATGGATTTTTCTCCTTATCAAAAACCTTTAGCAGGTGATCAAGGTTCTAGAGAAACTTCCATGGCATCAGATGAGTCCTTCCACCTTGACAATAGCTCTGTTTCAACTGATGCACAACAGACCATCTCTACTGAGGCAACAGCTGAGGTCTTGGCTGCTGAAGCACAACACTTACATatcgatgatgatgatacaaAATGCAGAGAAATGAATGAGGATGGTTTCAAAAACGGTTTTGAGCAAAATGTGGGAGTTGGTCATCTTGTAGATGAGTCTCTATCTGGTGCAAAAACTGAGTATTTTAGGTCCAAGGCGGAGAAGGTTGACATGGATAGCGATGCTAGTGGTGCAACAGCGACAACTGAAACTAGCTTTAGCTCAAACTTTGAAAAACCAGAGAGTGATTTAAGGGTACCTTTTACTTTTGCTTCAACTTCGGAAGATGCCGCTGAAACTAACTTCACCTTTGCtgcatcatcatctacacatGGTCATTCATCAGCAACAAAGTTTCGTTACAGGAAGAAAAATCAACTGAGAGTTGGTCAGGATTCATATAGCTCTACACCAAATGCAAAATTTCAGATGCCATCTACCTCCTTGCAGTTTATTCCGCTTGCTAGTAGTACTTTGCTTTCAGGTGCTGGGCAGAGTAAAAGAGGAGATTCATCCACTTCTGAAAGCAAAGGGGAGATTAGATCTGAAGCAGATAGAGTATCAGATGTCAAGCAAGGATCATTCTCCACAGCCGCAGCCCCTACTGCAGCTCAGGAATGTGAAAAGTGGCGACTCAG GGGCAACAAGGCTTATGCAAATGGTCATTCTTCTATAGCTGAGGGTTATTACACACGTGGGGTGAATTGTATTTCTCCAAATCAGACATCTACAAGCTGCCTTGAGGCTTTGGTACTGTGCTATAGCAATCGTGCAGCATCAAGGATGGCTCTTGGGAGGATGAGAGAAGCACTAGAGGACTGTAAGACAGCTGCTGCAATAGATCCCAACTTTCTCAAGGTCCAAGTTAGAGCCGCAAA TTGTCATCTTGCATTGGGGGAGATCGAAGATGCCACAAAATGTTTCAAGATTTGCTTGCAATCGGGTACCGATGTTTGCTTGGACCGAAAACTTGTAATTGAAGCTTCTAATGGTCTGCAAAAAATTCAG CAAGTGGCTAAGCATATTGATCGCTCTATTGAACTCTTGCGTCAAAGAAAACAAAGTGATGCAAAAAAGGTGTTGCAAATTGTTGCCGAGGGTCTCTCAATGAGTCCATACTCTGAAAGATTAGTTGAAATGAAGGCGGAGGCTCTCTTCATG CTGCGAAAGTACGAAGAGGTGATTCAGCTTTGTGAGATAACTCTTGATTCTGCAGAAAGGAATTCTGTTGCAGGTAGTTCTGGTTGCCAATTGGTGAAGATGGACAGTTCTAAAAGCAATAAAGACTCTGCTGAGAGACTATGGCGAGTGTACCTCATCTCTAAATCATACTTTTATTTAGGAAAGCTTGAGGAGGCTCTTGATTTACTTGAGAAACACGAGATTTTGAGAACTACTGTCGAAAA AAGCAAGACTCTGGAATCGTTAATGGCATTAGCTGCTACTTTGCATGAGTTATTGCAACACAAG GCTGCCGGGAATGAAGCGTTTCAATCAGGAAGGCATTCAGAAGCAGTTGAACATTATACTGCTGCTTTATCATGCAATGTTGAGTCCCGTCCTTTTGCTGCAATCTGTTTTTGTAATCGTGCTGCTGCTTACCAAATGTTGGGTCAAATTACTGATGCAATTGCAGATTGCAGCCTAGCGATTGCTCTTGATGGAAATTACCCAAAG GCAATTTCCAGAAGAGCCACATTACATGAGAGGATTAGAGACTATGGACAAGCAGTAAATGATCTTGAGAGATATATCTCTCTTCTTGAAAAGCAATCAGAGGATAAGACTGGAGCAGCAGGTAAATCAACTAGCAGTGTGAATGATTTAAGACAAGCTCGGCTGCGACTTTCCTCAATGGAGGAAAAAGCCAAGAAAGGAATTCCCCTAGATATGTACCTCATCTT
- the LOC122671794 gene encoding uncharacterized protein LOC122671794 isoform X1, whose protein sequence is MNSSNLGHGEASTSGNANEGSFASPSVSRIPSGKPSMPPSSRRSKPRLVKVRKQSGAQQVGLTPDSENQAYSSFNPFRPVSTTLDQNEMRDLGDKWQSWNPFSPGSAQKTGGSNAFGAASSSDLKFEKSNGADFVFGPNRSSLVSNSNMEKSGLSESVGESLRQEMKKLNFGNQSEEKASKDSTFSFSAGWGESSSSGVFGYGSNSKKSYDFDGNRVSKLQDEKRNLNNEGFENQNNNAEKSKNANFISKGSDENSFVFGGSDNGESLASKIPESMKKLNLEDSGNVGVSEKSKDADPHPKAYDNNFVFGGGKSTGDFSVSSSATTLPDELKKLNIQGSRNDDGIEKTKETNFKASSNNIFVFGSSKKPASDGAESVLPDEMWKLNIGDWMRAHTGQKNTSSFSRTSVKETQRDPAVENPIPMPSNFQSGVQGENLGVGQVPSYQPNVENVTGLDGAAASPSSFSSTGYQSAGNVFEKPSTDRAESKDDFSFTSTRDGLGTPFTDFRTPKQDSTFVSTTNLFVDLNQKLDFSAKSGATKDQRLKKRKGKRQSAMLNRRAGQAFVSRESSSQETPESPRSYSPMDFSPYQKPLAGDQGSRETSMASDESFHLDNSSVSTDAQQTISTEATAEVLAAEAQHLHIDDDDTKCREMNEDGFKNGFEQNVGVGHLVDESLSGAKTEYFRSKAEKVDMDSDASGATATTETSFSSNFEKPESDLRVPFTFASTSEDAAETNFTFAASSSTHGHSSATKFRYRKKNQLRVGQDSYSSTPNAKFQMPSTSLQFIPLASSTLLSGAGQSKRGDSSTSESKGEIRSEADRVSDVKQGSFSTAAAPTAAQECEKWRLRGNKAYANGHSSIAEGYYTRGVNCISPNQTSTSCLEALVLCYSNRAASRMALGRMREALEDCKTAAAIDPNFLKVQVRAANCHLALGEIEDATKCFKICLQSGTDVCLDRKLVIEASNGLQKIQQVAKHIDRSIELLRQRKQSDAKKVLQIVAEGLSMSPYSERLVEMKAEALFMLRKYEEVIQLCEITLDSAERNSVAGSSGCQLVKMDSSKSNKDSAERLWRVYLISKSYFYLGKLEEALDLLEKHEILRTTVEKNRSKTLESLMALAATLHELLQHKAAGNEAFQSGRHSEAVEHYTAALSCNVESRPFAAICFCNRAAAYQMLGQITDAIADCSLAIALDGNYPKAISRRATLHERIRDYGQAVNDLERYISLLEKQSEDKTGAAGKSTSSVNDLRQARLRLSSMEEKAKKGIPLDMYLILGVEPTGTAADMKKAYRKAALRHHPDKAGQFLARTENGDDGLWKEIAEEVHKDADRLFKMIGEAYAVLSDPTKRSRYDLEEEIRNSQKKGGGNSERTPTDVHNYPFERSASRRQWRYAWKSYGDQDYRWS, encoded by the exons ATGAACTCTTCGAACCTTGGTCATGGAGAAGCTTCTACAAGTGGGAATGCAAATGAGGGCAGTTTTGCGTCTCCTTCTGTGTCTCGTATCCCTTCTGGGAAGCCATCGATGCCACCATCATCGCGTCGTTCGAAACCTCGGCTTGTGAAGGTGAGGAAACAATCGGGTGCGCAGCAGGTGGGGTTAACGCCGGATTCGGAGAATCAGGCCTATTCGAGTTTTAATCCTTTTCGTCCAGTTTCGACTACTTTGGATCAAAATGAAATGCGGGACTTGGGTGACAAGTGGCAGAGTTGGAATCCCTTCTCCCCTGGTTCTGCTCAGAAGACTGGAGGCTCAAATGCTTTTGGTGCTGCAAGTTCTAGTGATCTCAAGTTTGAGAAATCCAACGGTGCGGATTTTGTGTTTGGACCCAATCGGAGTAGTTTGGTCTCAAATTCAAATATGGAAAAGAGCGGGCTAAGTGAAAGTGTCGGTGAATCGCTTCGGCAGGAGATGAAGAAGTTGAACTTTGGAAATCAATCAGAGGAAAAGGCTTCTAAAGATTCCACTTTTAGTTTTAGTGCAGGTTGGGGAGAGAGTTCAAGTTCAGGTGTGTTTGGTTACGGAAGTAATAGTAAGAAAAGTTATGATTTTGATGGAAACAGAGTGTCTAAGCTACAAGATGAGAAGAGGAATTTAAATAATGAAGGTTTTGAGAATCAGAACAACAATGCAGAGAAGTCTAAAAATGCCAATTTTATCTCTAAAGGTTCTGACGAGAATAGTTTTGTATTTGGAGGAAGTGACAATGGGGAAAGCTTGGCATCTAAAATTCCAGAATCAATGAAGAAATTGAACTTGGAAGACTCTGGGAATGTTGGTGTTTCAGAGAAGTCTAAAGATGCTGATCCTCACCCTAAAGCCTATGATAACAATTTCGTCTTTGGCGGTGGCAAGAGCACTGGAGATTTTTCTGTTAGTAGCTCAGCAACTACGCTTCCTGATGAACTGAAGAAGCTGAACATACAAGGCTCTAGGAATGATGATGGTATTGAGAAGACGAAAGAGACTAATTTTAAGGCCAGTAGCAATAATATATTTGTCTTTGGGAGTAGTAAGAAGCCTGCTAGTGATGGTGCAGAAAGTGTGCTGCCTGATGAGATGTGGAAGTTGAATATTGGTGATTGGATGAGAGCTCACACTGGTCAAAAGAATACCAGCTCTTTTTCCAGAACATCTGTAAAGGAGACACAGCGTGATCCTGCTGTTGAGAACCCTATTCCTATGCCATCCAATTTTCAGTCTGGAGTGCAGGGGGAAAATTTAGGAGTGGGACAAGTTCCTTCATACCAACCAAACGTTGAGAATGTTACCGGACTGGATGGAGCTGCTGCGTCACCATCTTCATTCTCATCAACCGGCTACCAATCAGCTGGGAATGTTTTTGAAAAGCCTTCGACAGATAGAGCTGAAAGTAAGGATGATTTCAGTTTTACAAGCACAAGAGATGGGTTGGGGACACCATTTACGGATTTTAGAACACCAAAACAGGATTCCACATTTGTTTCTACAACCAATCTCTTCGTTGATTTAAATCAAAAGTTGGACTTTAGTGCAAAAAGTGGTGCAACTAAGGACCAAAGgttaaagaaaaggaagggaaagaggCAATCTGCCATGCTCAATCGTCGTGCTGGGCAAGCATTCGTTTCTAGGGAGAGTAGTTCCCAAGAAACTCCGGAATCTCCTAGATCTTATTCACCCATGGATTTTTCTCCTTATCAAAAACCTTTAGCAGGTGATCAAGGTTCTAGAGAAACTTCCATGGCATCAGATGAGTCCTTCCACCTTGACAATAGCTCTGTTTCAACTGATGCACAACAGACCATCTCTACTGAGGCAACAGCTGAGGTCTTGGCTGCTGAAGCACAACACTTACATatcgatgatgatgatacaaAATGCAGAGAAATGAATGAGGATGGTTTCAAAAACGGTTTTGAGCAAAATGTGGGAGTTGGTCATCTTGTAGATGAGTCTCTATCTGGTGCAAAAACTGAGTATTTTAGGTCCAAGGCGGAGAAGGTTGACATGGATAGCGATGCTAGTGGTGCAACAGCGACAACTGAAACTAGCTTTAGCTCAAACTTTGAAAAACCAGAGAGTGATTTAAGGGTACCTTTTACTTTTGCTTCAACTTCGGAAGATGCCGCTGAAACTAACTTCACCTTTGCtgcatcatcatctacacatGGTCATTCATCAGCAACAAAGTTTCGTTACAGGAAGAAAAATCAACTGAGAGTTGGTCAGGATTCATATAGCTCTACACCAAATGCAAAATTTCAGATGCCATCTACCTCCTTGCAGTTTATTCCGCTTGCTAGTAGTACTTTGCTTTCAGGTGCTGGGCAGAGTAAAAGAGGAGATTCATCCACTTCTGAAAGCAAAGGGGAGATTAGATCTGAAGCAGATAGAGTATCAGATGTCAAGCAAGGATCATTCTCCACAGCCGCAGCCCCTACTGCAGCTCAGGAATGTGAAAAGTGGCGACTCAG GGGCAACAAGGCTTATGCAAATGGTCATTCTTCTATAGCTGAGGGTTATTACACACGTGGGGTGAATTGTATTTCTCCAAATCAGACATCTACAAGCTGCCTTGAGGCTTTGGTACTGTGCTATAGCAATCGTGCAGCATCAAGGATGGCTCTTGGGAGGATGAGAGAAGCACTAGAGGACTGTAAGACAGCTGCTGCAATAGATCCCAACTTTCTCAAGGTCCAAGTTAGAGCCGCAAA TTGTCATCTTGCATTGGGGGAGATCGAAGATGCCACAAAATGTTTCAAGATTTGCTTGCAATCGGGTACCGATGTTTGCTTGGACCGAAAACTTGTAATTGAAGCTTCTAATGGTCTGCAAAAAATTCAG CAAGTGGCTAAGCATATTGATCGCTCTATTGAACTCTTGCGTCAAAGAAAACAAAGTGATGCAAAAAAGGTGTTGCAAATTGTTGCCGAGGGTCTCTCAATGAGTCCATACTCTGAAAGATTAGTTGAAATGAAGGCGGAGGCTCTCTTCATG CTGCGAAAGTACGAAGAGGTGATTCAGCTTTGTGAGATAACTCTTGATTCTGCAGAAAGGAATTCTGTTGCAGGTAGTTCTGGTTGCCAATTGGTGAAGATGGACAGTTCTAAAAGCAATAAAGACTCTGCTGAGAGACTATGGCGAGTGTACCTCATCTCTAAATCATACTTTTATTTAGGAAAGCTTGAGGAGGCTCTTGATTTACTTGAGAAACACGAGATTTTGAGAACTACTGTCGAAAA GAACAGAAGCAAGACTCTGGAATCGTTAATGGCATTAGCTGCTACTTTGCATGAGTTATTGCAACACAAG GCTGCCGGGAATGAAGCGTTTCAATCAGGAAGGCATTCAGAAGCAGTTGAACATTATACTGCTGCTTTATCATGCAATGTTGAGTCCCGTCCTTTTGCTGCAATCTGTTTTTGTAATCGTGCTGCTGCTTACCAAATGTTGGGTCAAATTACTGATGCAATTGCAGATTGCAGCCTAGCGATTGCTCTTGATGGAAATTACCCAAAG GCAATTTCCAGAAGAGCCACATTACATGAGAGGATTAGAGACTATGGACAAGCAGTAAATGATCTTGAGAGATATATCTCTCTTCTTGAAAAGCAATCAGAGGATAAGACTGGAGCAGCAGGTAAATCAACTAGCAGTGTGAATGATTTAAGACAAGCTCGGCTGCGACTTTCCTCAATGGAGGAAAAAGCCAAGAAAGGAATTCCCCTAGATATGTACCTCATCTT